The following proteins are co-located in the Micromonospora viridifaciens genome:
- a CDS encoding 2'-5' RNA ligase family protein, with amino-acid sequence MRTVELLCSPELEGTVRSTWHRLAEAGLPSLAGNVHPTNRPHLTLAAVDAFPPGAEQRLADLCAAALPLPAHLDRVAVLDGSAPLVWLVRRAPQLVALHGAVWDVLAEAPGPRPWHLPGRWIPHLSLALRFRDADRRRARAVAGLDRPVGKFVAARSYDSDTRTVSDLSPADPRLAR; translated from the coding sequence GTGCGTACGGTCGAACTGCTCTGCTCGCCGGAGCTGGAGGGGACGGTACGGTCAACCTGGCATCGCCTGGCCGAGGCGGGCCTGCCCAGCCTGGCCGGAAACGTTCACCCCACCAACCGGCCGCACCTGACCCTCGCCGCGGTCGACGCGTTTCCGCCCGGGGCCGAGCAGCGCCTCGCCGACCTCTGCGCCGCGGCGCTGCCCCTGCCCGCCCACCTCGACCGGGTGGCGGTGCTCGACGGGAGCGCCCCGCTGGTCTGGCTGGTCCGGCGCGCACCGCAGCTGGTCGCCCTGCACGGAGCGGTCTGGGACGTGCTCGCCGAGGCGCCCGGCCCGCGCCCGTGGCACCTGCCCGGGCGCTGGATCCCGCACCTGAGCCTGGCGCTGCGCTTCCGGGACGCCGACCGGCGCCGGGCCCGGGCGGTGGCCGGCCTCGACCGCCCCGTCGGGAAGTTCGTCGCGGCGCGCAGCTACGACAGCGACACCCGTACGGTCAGCGACCTGTCCCCGGCGGACCCGCGCCTGGCCCGTTGA